The following are encoded in a window of Aromatoleum petrolei genomic DNA:
- a CDS encoding amino acid aminotransferase, whose amino-acid sequence MPASIFAAVEMAPRDPILGLNEAFNADARTDKVNLGVGVYYDDNGKIPLLAAVRTAEKARLEAMPPRGYQPIEGPAAYNTAVQNLLFGKDSHLIANGQVVTVQALGGTGALKVGADYIKRLLPGATVYISDPSWENHRALFESAGFPVENYPYYEPSTRGVNFAGMKAKLEQLAPGSVVVLHACCHNPTGADLTEAQWGEVVGACRERSLVPFLDMAYQGFADGIEPDAVAVRLFSASGLQFFVSSSFSKSFSLYGERVGALSIVTASKDESARVLSQVKRVIRTNYSNPPIHGGAVVAAVLNSAELRQMWEDELAGMRDRIRAMRTGLVENLKAAGVAQDFSFVIQQRGMFSYTGLSAAQVEQLKNDFGIYAVSTGRICLAALNSRNIGYVAKAIAAVVKA is encoded by the coding sequence ATGCCCGCTTCGATCTTCGCCGCCGTCGAGATGGCGCCCCGTGACCCGATCCTCGGACTGAACGAGGCGTTCAACGCCGATGCGCGCACCGACAAGGTGAACCTCGGCGTCGGCGTCTACTACGACGACAACGGCAAGATTCCGCTGCTCGCAGCCGTCAGGACGGCCGAAAAGGCGCGCCTCGAAGCAATGCCGCCGCGCGGCTACCAGCCGATCGAAGGCCCCGCCGCATACAACACCGCCGTGCAGAACCTGCTCTTCGGCAAGGATTCGCACCTCATCGCCAACGGCCAGGTTGTCACCGTTCAGGCGCTGGGCGGCACCGGTGCCCTGAAGGTCGGCGCCGACTACATCAAGCGCCTGCTCCCGGGAGCAACCGTATATATCTCCGACCCCAGCTGGGAAAACCACCGCGCGCTGTTCGAGTCTGCCGGCTTCCCGGTCGAGAACTATCCGTATTACGAACCGAGCACCCGCGGCGTGAATTTCGCGGGCATGAAAGCCAAGCTCGAACAGCTTGCCCCGGGCTCGGTCGTCGTGCTACATGCCTGCTGCCATAACCCGACCGGCGCCGACCTGACCGAAGCCCAGTGGGGTGAAGTCGTTGGCGCGTGCCGCGAACGCAGCCTCGTACCCTTCCTCGACATGGCCTATCAGGGCTTCGCCGACGGCATCGAACCCGACGCCGTCGCTGTGCGCCTGTTCTCGGCCAGCGGCCTGCAGTTCTTCGTTTCGAGCTCGTTCTCGAAGTCCTTCTCGCTCTACGGCGAGCGTGTTGGCGCCCTCTCCATCGTCACCGCCAGCAAGGACGAGTCGGCCCGCGTGCTGTCGCAGGTCAAGCGCGTGATTCGCACCAACTACTCCAACCCGCCGATCCACGGCGGCGCCGTCGTCGCAGCCGTGCTGAACTCGGCCGAACTGCGCCAGATGTGGGAAGACGAACTCGCCGGCATGCGCGACCGCATCCGGGCGATGCGTACCGGGCTGGTCGAAAATCTCAAGGCTGCCGGCGTCGCGCAGGACTTCTCGTTCGTCATCCAACAGCGCGGCATGTTCTCCTACACCGGTCTGTCGGCCGCCCAAGTCGAGCAACTGAAGAACGACTTCGGCATCTACGCCGTATCGACCGGCCGCATCTGCCTCGCCGCCCTCAATTCGCGCAACATCGGTTACGTCGCCAAGGCGATCGCCGCGGTCGTGAAGGCTTGA
- a CDS encoding cytochrome c3 family protein, which translates to MKCKISAAFILGLATLATGSALAGLDRPTKFSNQGTIGNTRHNLTQRPTDGSALNAGMMDAYRNDYQQVCVYCHTPHAANTNISAPLWNRTVRTTTYTLYNQQTLSQDATQPGPNSLTCLSCHDGQTAVDSIVNMPGSGGYNGALALDPSAATAETLLDTWRRNGGDPDAVTHQGLNSDPNSETSCLSCHSPGKTAAATNFQVFAIGTDLTNDHPVGVKLPAGSDWNVPTGTYQNIRFFDKDGDNRPDKDELRFYDSGNGYEVECASCHDPHGVPGTTSTFLPTFLRVTADGSQICMTCHVK; encoded by the coding sequence ATGAAATGTAAAATCAGCGCCGCGTTTATCCTCGGTCTGGCAACACTCGCGACCGGCTCTGCGCTGGCGGGATTGGACCGACCGACTAAATTCTCGAACCAAGGAACGATTGGCAACACGCGACACAACCTGACGCAGCGCCCCACCGATGGAAGCGCGCTCAATGCAGGCATGATGGACGCATACCGCAACGACTATCAGCAGGTGTGCGTCTACTGTCACACGCCCCACGCCGCGAACACGAATATCAGCGCACCCTTGTGGAACCGGACGGTCCGCACGACCACCTACACGCTCTACAACCAGCAAACGTTGTCTCAGGATGCAACGCAGCCCGGCCCGAATTCGCTGACCTGCCTCTCCTGCCACGACGGCCAGACAGCAGTGGACTCGATCGTGAACATGCCTGGCTCGGGTGGATACAACGGCGCCTTGGCGCTGGACCCGTCCGCTGCAACCGCCGAGACCTTGCTGGACACGTGGCGACGGAACGGTGGCGACCCCGACGCGGTCACGCACCAAGGCTTGAATTCCGACCCGAACAGCGAAACGAGCTGTCTCAGCTGTCACTCCCCAGGCAAGACCGCAGCTGCCACGAACTTCCAGGTCTTCGCAATCGGGACCGATCTCACCAACGACCACCCGGTCGGCGTCAAGCTGCCGGCAGGGAGCGACTGGAATGTTCCTACAGGCACCTACCAGAACATCCGGTTCTTCGACAAGGACGGTGACAATCGCCCCGACAAGGACGAACTGCGGTTCTATGACTCCGGCAATGGCTACGAGGTGGAGTGTGCTTCGTGTCATGATCCACACGGAGTTCCCGGGACGACCTCGACCTTCCTGCCGACCTTCCTTAGGGTCACAGCCGACGGTAGCCAAATCTGTATGACCTGCCACGTAAAGTAA
- the moaA gene encoding GTP 3',8-cyclase MoaA — MKSIPIYPANTELPLTADAPPPAGAALVDKRGRAVHDLRISVTDRCNFRCIYCMPREVFGADHAFLARKELLSFEEITRIARLFAARGVRKIRITGGEPLLRKHVENLIAQLADIPDVELTLTTNGVLLPRMAGVLRDAGLHRVTVSLDAIDDTTFRKMNDADYPVAAVLKGIAAAEDAGFGPIKVNMVVKRGVNDQGVIDMARHFRGTGHILRFIEFMDVGSSNGWEMGAVVPSREIIERIHQVFPLEPIEPNYTGEVAERWRYRDGGGEIGVISSVTQAFCSTCTRIRLSTEGKLYTCLFAQSGHDLRTLLRSGGGDAELDRAIAAVWQNREDRYSEIRTANTAGLRKIEMSYIGG; from the coding sequence ATGAAATCGATCCCGATCTACCCCGCCAACACGGAATTGCCGCTAACCGCCGACGCGCCCCCCCCGGCAGGAGCCGCCCTCGTGGATAAGCGCGGACGTGCCGTTCACGATCTGCGCATCTCGGTCACGGACCGCTGCAACTTTCGCTGCATCTATTGCATGCCGCGCGAAGTGTTCGGTGCGGACCACGCCTTCCTCGCCCGCAAGGAGCTGTTGTCGTTCGAGGAAATCACCCGGATTGCCCGGCTCTTCGCGGCCCGCGGCGTGCGCAAGATCCGCATCACCGGTGGCGAACCCCTGCTGCGCAAGCATGTCGAGAACCTCATCGCCCAACTGGCCGACATCCCCGACGTCGAACTCACGCTGACGACCAACGGGGTACTGTTGCCCAGGATGGCGGGCGTGCTGCGAGATGCCGGCCTGCACCGCGTCACAGTGAGTCTGGATGCGATCGACGACACCACCTTCCGCAAGATGAATGATGCCGACTACCCGGTTGCGGCAGTCCTCAAGGGCATCGCAGCTGCCGAAGATGCGGGATTCGGCCCCATCAAGGTCAATATGGTCGTCAAACGCGGCGTCAATGACCAAGGCGTGATCGACATGGCCCGTCATTTCCGCGGCACGGGTCACATCCTGCGCTTCATCGAGTTCATGGACGTCGGCAGTTCGAACGGATGGGAAATGGGCGCCGTGGTCCCGTCGCGGGAAATCATCGAACGGATTCACCAGGTATTTCCCCTCGAACCGATCGAGCCGAACTACACAGGCGAGGTTGCCGAGCGCTGGCGTTACCGCGACGGCGGCGGCGAGATCGGCGTCATCTCGTCCGTGACACAAGCCTTCTGCTCGACCTGCACCCGCATCCGCCTGTCGACCGAGGGCAAGCTCTACACCTGCCTGTTCGCACAGAGCGGCCACGACCTCCGCACGCTCTTGCGCTCCGGAGGCGGCGATGCGGAGCTCGATCGCGCGATTGCAGCAGTCTGGCAAAACCGCGAGGACCGCTATTCCGAAATTCGCACGGCCAACACGGCGGGACTGCGAAAAATCGAGATGTCCTATATCGGCGGCTGA
- a CDS encoding ABC transporter permease: MNTLRLALRMMMRDLRAGELHLLGLAIVIAVACLTSVGFLADRVGRGLDREANQLLGGDLLLRADHPWDESYRSEAGRLGLRHTGTVLFTSMVSTETAAQLAGVKVVGAGYPLRGHIRIATEPAHVDAIVDRIPARGEVWLDERLQAALGVAVGDRVGLGRLELKVGGTVTFESDRGANFFSLLPRAIFNVEDLAESGLLIQGSRATWRLHVAGEPDAVAAFERWAKTRLGRGETLESIENARPEVRNALDQAQRFLRLAALLTVILAAVAIGISARRFMQRHLDACAVLRCLGARQTQVVSIVVGEFALFGLAAAALGASLGWAVQLGLARILVQIMNTTLPSPSLVPFAHGIAVGVMLLVGFVLPQLLRLGRVSTLRVLRREIVLVEGRSASAWGAGVLALLVLVFWIAQDLRLGAQVAGGFAIALALYAAFAAGFLHLLGRLRGIASLGGGGWRYGIASLVRRTGASVVQIVALGVGMTALLLLSIVRADLLDDWRGMTPPDAPNRFVINIQPDQREALSTSFLARGLPEPDIRPMIRGRLESINGKSVRPDDYDNERTRRLAEREFNLSYGSGLPDGNVVVGGRWHGTDTAAQFSVERGLAETFSLKVGDRVRFNVAGRLVEAPITSIRDLKWDSMRVNFFFIASPGVLEEDPASLITSFRLPPGDQRFTTDLVREFPNLSIIDIDSVIAQMRAMTDKLILIVESVFAFAVLSGFLVLFSALQSTHDERDYELAMLRTLGARNAHLRRALVTEFVALAGLACGLAGGGAAILGWILARYAFDMPYVPNPVSLGGAMLASAFTVVAAGWIGTRKLLARSPTASLRRLA, encoded by the coding sequence ATGAATACCCTACGCCTCGCCCTGCGCATGATGATGCGCGACCTGCGGGCGGGGGAGCTCCACCTGTTGGGCCTTGCCATCGTGATTGCGGTGGCCTGCCTGACCAGCGTGGGCTTCCTCGCCGACCGCGTCGGCCGCGGACTCGATCGCGAAGCGAACCAGTTGTTGGGCGGCGATCTGCTGCTGAGGGCCGATCACCCGTGGGACGAAAGCTATCGCAGCGAGGCAGGGCGCCTGGGGCTGCGGCATACCGGCACAGTGTTGTTCACCAGCATGGTGAGCACCGAAACCGCGGCGCAGCTGGCTGGTGTGAAAGTCGTCGGCGCAGGCTACCCACTGCGCGGCCACATCCGGATCGCGACGGAGCCCGCTCACGTTGACGCCATCGTCGATCGCATCCCCGCGCGCGGCGAGGTCTGGCTCGACGAGCGCCTGCAGGCCGCGCTCGGCGTGGCGGTCGGTGACCGCGTCGGGCTGGGGCGCCTGGAGTTAAAGGTCGGGGGAACGGTGACCTTCGAGTCCGACCGTGGGGCCAATTTCTTCAGCCTGCTTCCCCGCGCTATTTTCAATGTCGAAGACCTTGCAGAGTCAGGCCTTCTGATTCAGGGCAGCCGGGCAACGTGGCGACTCCACGTCGCAGGCGAGCCCGACGCCGTCGCTGCATTCGAGCGTTGGGCGAAAACCCGTTTGGGGCGCGGCGAAACGCTCGAGAGCATCGAGAATGCCCGGCCCGAAGTGCGCAATGCCCTCGACCAGGCCCAACGCTTCCTGCGCCTCGCGGCACTTCTGACGGTGATCCTCGCGGCCGTTGCGATAGGTATCTCCGCCCGTCGCTTCATGCAGAGACACCTGGACGCCTGTGCGGTGTTGCGTTGCCTGGGAGCTCGGCAGACGCAGGTCGTGTCGATCGTCGTGGGTGAATTCGCGTTGTTCGGACTGGCAGCGGCGGCGCTCGGCGCATCGCTCGGTTGGGCGGTGCAACTGGGGTTGGCGCGGATCCTCGTCCAGATCATGAACACCACCTTGCCTTCTCCCTCGCTTGTGCCCTTCGCCCACGGGATCGCTGTTGGGGTAATGCTGCTTGTTGGATTCGTTCTTCCCCAGCTCCTGCGCCTCGGTCGCGTCTCGACCCTTCGCGTCCTGCGACGCGAGATCGTGCTGGTGGAAGGACGCAGTGCGTCCGCGTGGGGGGCAGGCGTCTTGGCCTTGCTGGTCCTCGTATTCTGGATCGCCCAAGACCTGCGGCTTGGTGCGCAGGTTGCTGGTGGCTTCGCCATTGCGCTTGCCCTGTACGCCGCATTTGCCGCGGGATTCCTGCACCTTCTGGGCCGCTTGAGGGGAATCGCGTCACTTGGCGGAGGCGGTTGGCGGTATGGCATCGCGTCTCTTGTGCGCAGGACTGGCGCGAGCGTTGTCCAGATCGTCGCGCTGGGAGTGGGCATGACGGCCCTGTTGCTGCTCTCCATCGTCCGCGCCGACCTGCTCGACGACTGGCGCGGGATGACGCCGCCCGACGCACCCAACCGTTTCGTGATCAACATCCAGCCGGATCAGCGCGAAGCATTGTCGACCTCGTTTCTCGCCCGTGGACTCCCGGAACCGGATATTCGTCCGATGATTCGTGGCCGACTGGAGTCGATCAACGGGAAATCGGTTCGCCCGGACGACTACGATAACGAGCGCACGCGACGCCTTGCGGAGCGGGAATTCAATCTGAGCTACGGAAGCGGGCTGCCCGACGGGAACGTTGTGGTCGGCGGGCGCTGGCACGGGACGGATACTGCTGCGCAGTTCTCGGTCGAACGCGGTCTGGCGGAGACGTTTTCGCTAAAGGTGGGAGATCGCGTGCGCTTCAACGTCGCCGGCCGCCTTGTCGAGGCTCCCATCACCAGCATCCGTGATCTCAAGTGGGATTCGATGCGTGTGAATTTCTTCTTCATCGCCTCGCCGGGTGTGCTGGAGGAAGATCCGGCAAGTCTCATCACCAGCTTCCGCTTGCCTCCGGGTGATCAGCGATTCACGACCGACTTGGTGAGGGAGTTTCCGAATCTGTCGATCATCGACATCGACTCAGTCATCGCCCAGATGCGTGCGATGACCGACAAGCTCATCCTCATCGTCGAGAGTGTATTCGCGTTCGCGGTGTTGTCGGGCTTCCTCGTGCTCTTTTCGGCGCTGCAGTCGACGCATGACGAGCGTGATTACGAACTTGCGATGCTGCGAACCTTGGGAGCCCGCAACGCTCATTTGCGTCGGGCGCTGGTGACAGAGTTTGTCGCGCTTGCCGGACTCGCCTGTGGGCTTGCCGGCGGTGGGGCTGCCATCTTGGGATGGATTCTCGCGCGCTACGCGTTCGACATGCCCTATGTGCCCAATCCTGTGTCTCTGGGGGGGGCAATGCTTGCAAGCGCTTTCACGGTGGTCGCGGCAGGATGGATCGGGACCCGCAAGCTTCTTGCCCGTTCGCCTACGGCAAGTTTGCGTCGCTTGGCATGA
- a CDS encoding Lon protease family protein: protein MAELRPLTADRLRVRCAPEFFEFADTEKLPDLPGGIGQVRAEEALRFGLAMRQPGYHVFVLGEPGTGRHATVFRLLREFSAGGQVPPDLCYLHNFDDAQRPRLLTLTAGRGGQLRGDMLAFIADLGPAIEAALASETYGNRVESLQDAHKTREDGALRELGEACAADGVSLLQTPDGFVFAPTKDGQAMSPEDFDALPSEVRAVVEKKVGAWSDRLADLLEQFPGWRKELHEAMKRAACDALTPAVTHLMRELRERYADLPAVLNFFDAIRKEILASGSDWAAQEGGEDEGAEDEARTKFHRYQVKLLVDHSATRGTPVVCEDNPTFGNLIGRIEHISQMGTLVTNFSLIRAGALHRACGGYLVVDVERLLGQPFAWEGLKRALRAREIRIEPPAEAQGWSNMLTLEPESIPCDVKVILVGDRELFYLLTENDPDFPELFKVAADFDEDMPRNDANVERYAALLAMLGRASDLLPFDRTGIARLVEHGARLAEDAGRLSLQTRLLADVMREADFHARAAQLPAVACAQVDAAIASRSRRFGRYAERVLESMVEGTTLISTRGARCGQINALVVVELAGEQFGHPVRITATARLGEGDVVDIERETELGGAIHSKGVLILSAFLAARYARHQPLSLSASLVFEQSYSPVEGDSASLAELCALLSALARVPIRQSFAVTGSVNQFGEVQAIGGVNEKIEGFFDLCVARGLTGEQGVVIPQASVRHLMLREDVVAAAREGLFRVHAVATVDDAMEILTGLTAGVADAKGVMPRETVNYKVAAALTAMTAAKHAFDHGSDARHARSRRRHDGDQE from the coding sequence ATGGCCGAACTGCGCCCACTTACGGCTGACCGCCTTCGGGTTCGTTGCGCGCCCGAATTCTTCGAATTCGCGGATACCGAAAAACTTCCGGATCTGCCCGGCGGGATAGGGCAGGTGCGGGCGGAGGAGGCATTGCGTTTCGGACTTGCGATGCGCCAGCCGGGCTACCACGTTTTCGTGCTCGGCGAGCCGGGAACCGGAAGACATGCGACGGTGTTTCGTCTGCTGCGAGAATTCTCGGCCGGCGGCCAGGTCCCGCCCGATCTGTGCTATCTGCACAATTTCGACGACGCGCAGCGTCCACGTCTACTCACGTTGACGGCCGGACGAGGGGGGCAACTTCGTGGCGACATGCTGGCATTCATCGCCGATCTCGGTCCGGCGATCGAGGCGGCGCTCGCCAGCGAAACTTACGGCAACCGCGTCGAATCCCTTCAGGACGCACACAAGACGCGGGAAGACGGAGCTTTGCGCGAGCTTGGGGAGGCATGCGCGGCCGATGGGGTGTCGCTGCTACAAACGCCGGACGGTTTTGTGTTTGCCCCGACGAAGGATGGGCAGGCGATGTCCCCCGAGGACTTCGACGCACTTCCTTCCGAAGTGCGGGCGGTGGTGGAGAAGAAGGTCGGGGCCTGGAGCGATCGTCTGGCAGATCTGCTCGAGCAGTTCCCGGGCTGGCGTAAAGAGCTGCACGAGGCGATGAAGCGGGCGGCCTGTGATGCCCTGACGCCGGCAGTTACGCACTTGATGCGCGAGTTGCGCGAACGCTACGCCGATCTTCCGGCGGTACTGAATTTCTTCGATGCCATCAGGAAGGAGATCCTCGCGAGCGGCAGCGACTGGGCTGCACAGGAAGGTGGCGAGGACGAGGGGGCGGAGGACGAGGCACGCACGAAGTTCCATCGCTACCAAGTCAAGCTGCTGGTTGATCACTCGGCCACGCGGGGCACTCCAGTAGTCTGCGAAGACAATCCGACCTTTGGCAATCTGATCGGGCGCATCGAGCACATCTCCCAGATGGGAACGCTCGTGACCAATTTCAGCCTGATCCGTGCCGGGGCCCTCCATCGTGCGTGCGGAGGGTATCTGGTGGTGGATGTCGAGCGGCTCCTTGGGCAACCCTTCGCGTGGGAGGGGTTGAAGCGTGCGTTGCGCGCGCGCGAGATCCGTATCGAGCCTCCCGCGGAAGCGCAGGGCTGGAGCAACATGCTCACTCTGGAACCGGAGTCCATTCCCTGCGACGTCAAGGTGATTCTTGTCGGTGACCGCGAGCTGTTCTACCTGCTTACGGAGAACGATCCGGACTTTCCCGAGTTGTTCAAGGTGGCGGCCGACTTTGACGAGGATATGCCTCGCAACGATGCGAATGTTGAGCGTTATGCTGCGTTGCTCGCGATGCTCGGGCGTGCATCCGACTTGTTGCCATTCGACCGGACCGGCATTGCGCGTCTGGTGGAGCATGGCGCGCGACTTGCCGAAGATGCGGGGCGGCTCAGTCTGCAGACGCGTTTGCTGGCGGACGTGATGCGTGAGGCGGATTTTCACGCGCGCGCCGCACAATTGCCCGCGGTAGCTTGCGCACAGGTGGACGCGGCGATCGCATCCCGCTCGCGGCGATTCGGGCGATACGCCGAGCGGGTGCTCGAATCGATGGTGGAGGGGACAACGCTGATCTCCACCAGAGGTGCGCGCTGCGGCCAGATCAATGCCTTGGTTGTTGTCGAGTTGGCCGGCGAGCAATTTGGTCATCCTGTGCGCATCACTGCCACGGCGCGGCTCGGAGAGGGGGATGTCGTCGATATCGAGCGTGAAACGGAGCTAGGTGGGGCGATTCATTCCAAGGGTGTTCTGATCCTCTCCGCGTTTCTCGCCGCCCGCTATGCACGTCATCAGCCGTTGTCGCTATCCGCCAGCTTGGTCTTCGAGCAGTCCTATTCGCCGGTGGAGGGTGACTCGGCCTCACTGGCGGAGCTCTGTGCCTTGCTGTCGGCATTGGCCCGGGTTCCCATTCGTCAATCGTTCGCGGTGACGGGTTCGGTCAACCAGTTCGGCGAGGTCCAGGCCATCGGGGGTGTCAACGAGAAGATCGAGGGGTTCTTCGACCTTTGCGTCGCCCGCGGGCTGACAGGTGAGCAGGGCGTCGTAATACCCCAGGCGAGCGTTCGGCATCTCATGTTGCGCGAAGACGTCGTTGCGGCGGCCCGCGAGGGGCTTTTCCGCGTCCATGCGGTGGCGACTGTGGACGATGCGATGGAGATCCTCACCGGCTTGACTGCCGGAGTTGCGGATGCGAAAGGCGTGATGCCGCGCGAGACGGTCAACTACAAGGTCGCGGCGGCGCTGACTGCGATGACTGCGGCAAAACACGCGTTCGATCATGGCAGTGATGCGCGCCATGCTCGCTCGCGACGGCGGCATGACGGCGACCAGGAATGA
- the uvrB gene encoding excinuclease ABC subunit UvrB, which yields MTSTTGSVPVVTFEGSPFRLHQPFAPAGDQPVAIDLLTEGLSDGLMFQTLLGVTGSGKTYTMANVIARCGRPALILAPNKTLAAQLYAEFREFFPENAVEYFVSYYDYYQPEAYVPSRDLFIEKDSSINEHIEQMRLSATKSLMERRDVVIVATVSCIYGIGDPVDYHAMILHLREGERIAHRDLVQRLVAMQYTRSDIDFRRGTFRVRGDVIDVFPAENAEYAVRIEMFDDEIEHLTLFDPLTGHLKQKLVRFTVYPSSHYVTPRATVLQAIEAIKEELRDRVSYFQRSAKLVEAQRIEQRTRFDLEMLNEMGFCKGIENYSRHLSGRGPGEPPPTLIDYLPPDALLFVDESHVAIPQVGGMYKGDRSRKENLVEYGFRLPSALDNRPLKFEEFERLMPQTIFVSATPADYEATHQGQVVEQVVRPTGLIDPAVEVRPASTQVDDLLSEAKRRIAVGERVLVTTLTKRMAEDLTDYLAENGIRVRYLHSDIDTVERVEIIRDLRLGEFDVLVGINLLREGLDIPEVSLVTILDADKEGFLRSERSLIQTIGRAARHIHGRAILYADVVTRSMRAAMEETDRRRAKQLAFNAEHGIVPKTVSKRIKDIIDGVYSSSDERNATVAQEARAEYFAMDEKAVAKAIRKLEKEMQEHARNLEFEKAAAARDELFRLRQRAFGADQHGTE from the coding sequence ATGACGAGTACGACGGGCAGTGTTCCGGTGGTCACTTTCGAAGGGAGTCCTTTCAGGCTCCATCAGCCCTTTGCGCCCGCCGGCGATCAGCCGGTCGCGATCGATCTGCTGACCGAGGGCTTGTCGGACGGTCTGATGTTCCAGACTCTGCTCGGCGTGACCGGCTCGGGTAAGACCTACACGATGGCAAACGTGATCGCGCGCTGCGGCAGGCCCGCCCTGATACTGGCGCCGAACAAGACACTTGCCGCGCAGCTGTACGCCGAATTCCGGGAGTTTTTTCCCGAGAATGCGGTCGAGTACTTCGTTTCCTACTACGATTACTATCAGCCGGAAGCCTACGTGCCGTCGCGCGATCTCTTCATCGAGAAGGATTCGAGCATCAACGAGCACATCGAGCAGATGCGCCTGTCGGCGACCAAGAGCCTGATGGAGCGGCGAGACGTCGTAATCGTCGCGACGGTGTCGTGCATCTACGGTATCGGCGATCCGGTCGATTACCACGCGATGATCCTGCACTTGCGCGAGGGCGAACGGATTGCTCATCGGGACCTCGTGCAGCGGCTCGTGGCGATGCAGTACACGCGCTCCGACATCGACTTCCGACGGGGAACCTTCCGCGTCCGCGGTGACGTCATTGACGTGTTTCCGGCGGAAAATGCGGAGTATGCGGTGCGGATCGAGATGTTCGACGACGAGATCGAACACCTCACGCTGTTCGATCCTCTTACCGGGCACCTCAAGCAGAAGCTTGTCCGCTTCACCGTTTACCCGTCCAGCCACTATGTCACGCCGCGCGCGACGGTGCTGCAGGCGATCGAGGCCATCAAGGAGGAACTGCGCGATCGTGTCAGCTACTTTCAGCGCTCGGCCAAGCTGGTGGAGGCGCAACGCATCGAGCAGCGCACGCGTTTCGATCTGGAAATGCTCAACGAGATGGGGTTCTGCAAGGGCATCGAGAACTACTCGCGCCATTTGTCGGGGCGCGGGCCGGGCGAGCCGCCGCCGACGCTGATCGACTATCTGCCGCCGGATGCCTTGCTGTTCGTCGACGAGTCCCACGTGGCGATTCCGCAGGTGGGGGGCATGTACAAGGGGGATCGTTCGCGCAAGGAGAATCTTGTCGAATACGGTTTCCGCCTGCCTTCGGCACTCGATAACCGGCCGCTGAAGTTCGAGGAGTTCGAGCGCCTGATGCCTCAGACAATCTTCGTCTCGGCGACGCCGGCCGACTACGAGGCGACGCATCAGGGGCAGGTCGTCGAGCAGGTTGTGCGCCCGACGGGGCTGATCGACCCCGCCGTCGAAGTGCGGCCCGCGAGCACGCAGGTCGACGATCTGCTGTCCGAGGCGAAGCGCCGAATCGCCGTGGGGGAACGCGTGCTGGTCACGACGCTGACGAAGCGGATGGCCGAAGATCTCACCGATTACCTTGCCGAGAACGGCATCCGCGTGCGCTATCTGCACTCGGATATCGATACCGTCGAGCGTGTCGAGATCATCCGCGACCTGCGTCTCGGGGAGTTCGATGTGCTGGTGGGCATCAACCTGCTGCGCGAAGGCCTGGATATTCCCGAGGTGTCGCTCGTGACAATTCTCGATGCCGACAAGGAGGGCTTTCTGCGTTCGGAGCGCTCGCTGATCCAGACGATCGGGCGGGCTGCACGGCATATCCACGGCCGTGCCATCCTGTATGCGGACGTGGTGACACGCTCGATGCGCGCCGCAATGGAGGAGACGGATCGGCGTCGGGCGAAGCAGCTCGCATTCAACGCCGAGCACGGGATCGTCCCCAAGACCGTGAGCAAACGCATCAAGGACATCATCGATGGTGTTTACTCGAGCAGCGACGAGCGCAATGCGACGGTAGCGCAGGAGGCGCGGGCCGAATATTTTGCGATGGACGAGAAGGCCGTTGCGAAGGCGATACGCAAACTTGAGAAGGAAATGCAGGAGCATGCGCGCAACCTCGAATTCGAAAAGGCTGCGGCTGCCCGCGATGAGTTGTTCCGGCTGCGTCAGCGTGCGTTTGGCGCGGATCAGCACGGGACGGAGTGA